A genomic region of Salvelinus alpinus chromosome 12, SLU_Salpinus.1, whole genome shotgun sequence contains the following coding sequences:
- the cdk5rap1 gene encoding mitochondrial tRNA methylthiotransferase CDK5RAP1, whose translation MRNTNRLRPIFLTFEQWLPRWSLQHRLCCSKPVSVHSNEESRADKFKTQIATGPRFHDFVKGASINKQQPVITDDLIDTDKHAYLPEDSEIGNSRTVCFETYGCQMNVNDTEIAWSILQKKGYQRTSDVAEADVVLLVTCSIREKAEQTIWNRLRQLTAMKKRRLKTRVPMKIGVLGCMAERLKSELLEREKLLDVLAGPDAYRDLPRLLSVAHGGQQASNVLLSLEETYADVMPVHHSPQGYSAFVSIMRGCDNMCSYCIVPFTRGRERSRPVSSILEEVHILSEQGVKEVTLLGQNVNSYRDTSEEQFCSSEPGQLSRGFRTVYRARPGGLRFADLLDRVSLIDPGMRIRFTSPHPKDFPDEVLQLIKERANICKQIHLPAQSGSSTVLQAMRRGYSREAYLELVDNIKRIIPGVSLSSDFISGFCGETEEDHLQTLSLIREVHYNVGFLFAYSMRKKTHAFHRLQDDVPAEVKQRRLKELIGMFREEATKVNSALIGCTQLVLVEGESKRSAQDLCGRNDGNVKVIFPRQEVAGQPTDTGTDTHTSPINPGDYVLVKIESANSQSLRGHALSHTSLSDSATRLPDHRHDGQLASVARHGV comes from the exons ATGAGAAACACCAACCGTTTAAGACCTATTTTTCTTACTTTTGAACAATGGTTACCTAGATGGAGCTTGCAACACAGATTGTGTTGTTCAAAGCCAGTCAGCGTTCATTCTAACGAGGAGAGCAGGGCAGATAAATTCAAGACTCAAATAGCCACAGGTCCAAGATTTCATGACTTTGTCAAGGGAGCTTCTATCAACAAACAGCAACCTGTTATCACTGATGATTTGATAGACACTGACAAGCATGCATATCTTCCTGAGGACTCAGAAATTGGGAACTCTAGGACAG tgtgttTTGAAACCTATGGCTGTCAGATGAACGTCAACGACACAGAAATTGCCTGGTCAATATTGCAGAAGAAGGGATATCAGCGCACAAGTGATGTCGCTGAG GCTGATGTTGTCCTCCTTGTTACATGCTCCATAAG AGAAAAAGCAGAACAAACAATCTGGAACAGACTACGGCAACTCACAGCCATGAAGAAAAGACGCTTAAAGACCCGCGTACCCATGAAAATTGGAGTCTTAG GTTGCATGGCCGAGAGGCTGAAGTCTGAGCTGCTGGAGAGGGAGAAGCTGTTGGATGTTCTGGCTGGTCCAGATGCATACCGGGACCTTCCTCGCCTCCTGTCTGTGGCCCATGGTGGTCAGCAGGCTAGCAACGTGCTGCTGtctctagaggagacatatgcTGATGTCATGCCAGTTCACCACTCCCCCCAGGGTTACAGCGCTTTtgt GTCCATCATGCGAGGGTGTGATAACATGTGCAGCTACTGCATTGTCCCGTTCACTCGAGGTCGAGAGAGGAGTCGACCAGTGTCCTCTATCCTTGAGGAAGTCCATATCCTGTCGGAGCAG GGCGTGAAGGAGGTGACCCTGTTGGGTCAGAATGTGAACAGCTACAGGGACACATCAGAGGAGCAGTTCTGTAGTTCAGAGCCAGGCCAGCTGAGCCGGGGCTTTAGGACGGTGTACCGAGCCCGGCCCGGGGGCCTGCGCTTTGCTGACCTGCTGGACAGAGTGTCCCTCATAGACCCGGGCATGAGAATCAGGTTCACCTCCCCTCATCCCAAGGACTTCCCTGATGAG GTGTTGCAGCTGATAAAAGAGAGGGCGAACATCTGTAAGCAGATCCACCTCCCGGCTCAGAGTGGCAGCAGCACAGTCCTACAGGCCATGCGGAGGGG CTATAGTAGGGAGGCTTACCTGGAGCTTGTGGATAACATCAAGAGAATAATCCCAG gGGTGAGCCTGAGCAGTGACTTCATCTCTGGGTTCTGTGGGGAGACAGAAGAGGACCACCTGCAGACCCTGTCTCTGATCAGGGAGGTGCACTACAACGTGGGCTTCCTCTTTGCCTACAGTATGCGGAAG AAAACCCATGCGTTCCATCGTCTTCAGGACGACGTGCCAGCGGAGGTGAAGCAGCGGCGGCTCAAGGAGCTCATCGGCATGTTCAGGGAGGAGGCCACCAAGGTCAACTCCGCCCTCATCGGCTGTACACAGCTCGTCCTAGTGGAGGGA GAGAGTAAGAGATCAGCTCAGGATCTGTGTGGGAGGAACGATGGGAACGTGAAGGTGATTTTCCCTCGGCAGGAAGTGGCTGGTCAGCCCACTGACAcaggcactgacacacacacttcccccatCAACCCGGGAGACTATGTCCTGGTCAAG ATAGAATCAGCCAATTCCCAGAGCCTGAGAGGACACGCCCTCAGCCACACCTCTCTGAGTGACTCAGCCACACGTTTACCTGACCACCGCCATGACGGACAACTGGCTTCAGTCGCTAGACACGGTGTCTAG
- the LOC139535541 gene encoding bactericidal permeability-increasing protein-like — translation MSPRCWLALLALVPLALATNPGVKVKLTEKGIEYGKQIGMASLLQKLKTMKVPDLSGTERVAPIGKVKYSLTGITIVNLGLPNSALALVPDTGISLSITNTFISLHGNWKIRYLSFIKDSGSFDLEVNGLTVTDSITIKSDETGRPTVSSVNCVANVGSASIKFHGGASWLYNLFSAYIDKALRSSLQKQICPLVADTITDMNPHLKTLNVLAKVDKYAEVEYSMVTSPTISNASIDFSLKGEFYNIGKHQEPPFSPTPFSLPPQVNNMLYIGISAFTTNSAGFVYNNAGALSLYITDDMIPPSSPIRLNTRTFGAFIPEISKRFPGMMMKLLVKTVKEPTIFFEPNNVTVQASGSVTAYAIQPNTTLSPLFVLNMEGSVSARLYVTGVKLAGAVTLNKIEMTLETSYVGQFQVRSLDNIFLMVLKVAVIPKVNARLEKGFPLPSIGKMNLVNTQLQVLKDYMLIGTDVQFT, via the exons ATGTCTCCACGCTGTTGGCTGGCTCTGTTGGCTCTCGTCCCCTTAGCTCTGGCCACCAACCCTGGAGTCAAGGTCAAACTCACAGAAAAGGGCATTGAATATG GCAAACAGATTGGGATGGCATCTCTGCTGCAGAAACTCAAGACCATGAAGGTCCCAGACCTCTCTGGGACAGAGCGAGTTGCTCCCATTGGCAAGGTCAAGTACAGTTTGACAGG AATAACGATAGTGAATCTGGGACTGCCGAACTCTGCTCTGGCACTGGTGCCAGATACTGGAATCAGCCTAAGCATTACTAATACCTTCATCAGCCTGCATGGGAACTGGAAGATCCGATACCTCAGTTTCAT AAAAGACAGTGGCTCCTTCGACCTGGAGGTGAATGGACTCACTGTCACTGACAGTATTACAATCAAGAGTGATGAGACTGGCAGGCCAACGGTCAGCAGTGTCAACTGTGTGGCTAACGTGGGCAGTGCCAGCATCAAGTTCCATGGTGGAGCAAG CTGGCTGTACAACCTTTTCAGTGCCTACATTGACAAGGCCCTGCGCAGTTCTCTGCAGAAACAG ATCTGTCCCCTAGTGGCTGATACTATTACTGACATGAACCCACACCTCAAAACTCTCAatg TTCTAGCCAAAGTGGACAAGTATGCTGAAGTTGAAtattccatggtgacatcacccaCCATTTCAAATGCCTCCATTGATTTCAGCTTGAAG ggtgaGTTCTACAACATTGGGAAGCACCAGGAGCCTCCGTTCTCCCCCACGCCCTTCTCCCTGCCTCCTCAGGTCAACAACATGCTCTACATCGGAATCTCAGCCTTCACCACCAACTCTGCAGGCTTCGTGTACAACAATGCTGGAGCACTTAGCCTCTATATCACCGATGATATG ATCCCTCCAAGCTCTCCCATTCGGCTGAACACCAGAACGTTTGGGGCCTTCATTCCAGAG ATATCCAAGCGTTTCCCTGGCATGATGATGAAGCTGCTGGTGAAGACGGTGAAAGAGCCCACCATCTTCTTTGAGCCCAACAACGTGACTGTCCAGGCCAGTGGCAGCGTGACAGCCTACGCCATCCAGCCCAAtaccaccctctctcccctcttcgtCCTCAACatg GAGGGTAGTGTCAGTGCTCGACTGTACGTGACCGGGGTGAAATTGGCCGGGGCTGTCACTCTGAACAA AATTGAGATGACTCTGGAAACGAGTTATGTGGGACAGTTTCAG GTTCGATCTCTTGACAACATCTTCCTGATGGTTCTGAAAGTGGCTGTGATACCAAAGGTCAATG CTCGCCTAGAGAAGGGTTTTCCCCTTCCGTCTATTGGAAAGATGAACCTTGTCAACACTCAGCTGCAGGTCCTGAAG GACTACATGCTGATTGGGACAGACGTTCAGTTCACATGA
- the LOC139535544 gene encoding uncharacterized protein, whose translation MGTGGGSRRREQEIRGNTAGKEAREAAPIFWGGTRGVWQSGWRPEPTPRAYRGDHGTGQAPGCGVKLEVSKGSEAETVKELMGRLEERAMRELLCWCMRHDIRPTERVRDLISPESALHTRPEVRASLLVKTVPAPRTRPPVRLPSPARPVPARRYSSPIRALSPVRYIPAPRICRARVRIQPGRKVPALLSRPPVHLLGPGYPASALRTVSPVCLHSPVRPMPAPRMCRAKITIQPGRVVQALSSRPPVHLHGPVYPVPPPRTRLFLCLLPPGSPSSPELPEPPSSPELPEPPSSPELPEPPVSPEAPLTPDSTISPVASSSPGSAVRVPAPEALLKWAEPEVERGPRPSPEPPPRGNAHPDPPL comes from the coding sequence atgggaacaggtggaggcagcaggAGAAGGGAACAGGAgatacgagggaacacggctggcaaggaagcccgagaggcagccccaattttttgggggggcacacggggagtgtggcagtcaggttggagacctgagcccactccccgtgcttaccgtggcgatcATGGGACTGGTCAGGCCCCGGGCTGTGGGGTGAAATTGGAGGTGAGCAAAGGAAGCGAAGCCGAGACTGTGAAGGAGTTGAtggggagattggaggagagagcaatgagagagctgctgtgttggtgcatgaggcacgacatccgcccgacggagCGTGTCCGCGATTTGAtatcacctgagtcagctctccatactcgtcctgaggtgcgtgctagccttctggtgaagactgtgccagccccacgcaccaggcctcctgtgcgcctccctagccctgcacgtcctgtgccagctcggCGCTACAGCTCTCCAATACGTGCTCtgagcccggtgcgctacattccagctccccgcatctgccgggctagggtgaggatccagccaggacggaaggtgccagccctgctctccagaccgccagtgcatctcctcgggccaggatatcctgcgtcggctctgcgcactgtgtctcccgtgtgtctgcacagcccagtgcgtccaaTGCCTGCGCCCCGCATGTGCCGGGCTAAAatcaccatccagccaggacgggttgtgcaggcccttagttcgagacctccagtgcacctccacggcccggtctatcctgtgcctcctccaaggaccaggctgtttctctgtctcctccctccaggttctccctccagtccggagctgccagagccgccctccagtccggagctgccagagccgccctccagtccggagctgccagagccgcccgtcagtccagaggcgccactCACTCCAGACTCGACCATCAGTCCAGTGGCGTCCTCTAGTCCGGGGTCGGCAGTGAGGGTTCCCGCTCCAGAGGCATTACTAAAGTGGGCCGAGCCAgaagtggagcggggtccacgtccctcaCCAGAACCGCCACCGCGGGgtaatgcccacccagaccctcccctatag
- the LOC139535545 gene encoding transcription factor HES-5-like — protein sequence MAPTINSAMIYSKENLTLTNKLRKPVVEKLRRDRINNSIEQLKSLLVPEILNQQPDSKLDKADILEMTVCILRQQQHNEPASSSSCSAPVNQGYSRCVQEIVHFLSKDELKTQSQRRLLRYFQSLQPSSDKNRREIDHPQLSSPAQHSISKEKSPVNIALWRPW from the exons ATGGCACCTACAATCAATTCAGCTATGATCTACTCTAAGGAGAACCTGACTCTGACAAACAAG CTAAGAAAGCCAGTGGTGGAGAAGTTACGCAGAGATCGTATCAACAACAGCATTGAGCAGCTCAAGTCTCTCCTGGTTCCAGAGATCCTCAACCAGCAGCCCGACTCCAAGCTGGACAAAGCCGACATCCTGGAGATGACAGTTTGCATCCTGAGACAACAGCAACATAACGAGCCAGCGAGCTCCTCCTCCTGCTCAGCACCTGTCAATCAAGGTTACTCCAGGTGTGTCCAAGAGATTGTTCACTTCCTGTCTAAAGATGAGCTGAAGACACAGTCCCAGAGAAGACTGCTGAGATACTTCCAGAGCCTGCAGCCATCTTCTGATAAGAACAGGAGGGAGATTGACCATCCTCAGTTGAGCTCCCCAGCCCAGCACAGCATCAGCAAAGAGAAGAGTCCAGTCAACATCGCCCTCTGGAGGCCCTGGTAG